Sequence from the Hyalangium gracile genome:
ACCACCGCGCCAATCACAACCACTGCTCCGGTTACGACTGCCGGTGACGCAAAGATACAGAGGGCCACGGCCGCGGGAACTGCTGCGGCCGCGGGGGCAGAGGCGACAGCGCATTTCCCGGTGACATCACGAAACCTGACCCTGTCGCGGTCGAGAGTGTGAAAGCACCTCTCCGCCAGGATAGGCCATTCGTTAGAGGCTTCGCGCACGACGCAATGCCCGTCATCCGTCCAGGGGTACTCCGCTGCCCGCTGAAGGTTGGCGTACCTCGGACTCGGGTCCTCCCACTCTCCCGGGCTCGCATCCATCGTGGCGCAGGCCGAGAGAAGGAGCAGGAACAGGGGGGCGCCGCACGTTCGCTGGAGCATGGAAGGTCCTTTCAATCAAGCGAGGTGCTGCGGGTCAAGGCTACGCCGGTTCTCCGCTGGAGCGGATCAGCACGCCCCGGCAGCGAGAGCCGATGGAGGAGCGCCCGCGTCCGACAGCTCCGCCCATGGGAGGCGCGCTCCCGGACGGCCTCTTCATATGCGCTTCACCTCCCCGGCCTCCTGCTACTTGCCCACTCGTGCAACCAAGGGCTCCCCGCGAGTTGGTGACACACTCGCTTGCCCGCTACCACTCACGAAATGAGGCGCACTCCCCCGCAGTGCTCGCTGTTCTCACTACCGTCGCCGCGCTCGTGGTCCCCAGGCTCCAAGCCATTGCAGTGGCAGTTGGCATCCTCACCCCCGCCGTGGCGATCTTCACCCTCATCCTCCGGACGTTCCGCACTGCCGCTCACCGCCGCTGGACTGAGCAACAGGAGGACGTTCTTCGCGAAGGTGGCCGTAGCTTCAAGCTTCAGGTGCTCCGCAAGGACCGTGCATCTCTTCAGTGGGCAAGCGCTGAAGGGCGCCTGCTCGTCACGAAGGACGCCCCTTGGGGTTGGTATGTCGTGCTCGAGACCAAACTCCCACCGAAGAGCCCAGGCACTTGAGACTCTGATGCGAGAAGCACCCTCTACAGGGCTGTTTTGCATCTCAAGCGGGAGGTGACGGTGGAACTGCTGGCCGCTTGGTGCGAGCACGCCAGCCAGCCTGATGAGGGGCTGCTGCTCAATGCCAGTTCTTCGTTGAGCGATGAGGCACGCTGGCAGGAGGAGCGCACCCAGTGGGTCGAGCGGGAGTACGACCTGCTGAGACTGGCGGTATGAGGAGCAGACCGGCCCGGCCACATGCCGCTGCTGGTGGCATGGGAGAAGGTCTTCCTGGGGCTGGCAGCAGCTCTGCTGCCGGCGCTGCTCAAGGCCGCCGATGAGCCGCTGCTCGACCGCCGGCTCCGGTGCGCGACGCACGCACCGCCCCCGAGTCCCCGCCGCCTGCCGGGGAGCAGCCCGTGTCGGGCCAGAACGCCAGCAACTGGTATGCTTGTCATACCAGTTCGCAACCAGTCGGGCCGACAGGCGGCGGCCAGGGCCACGAGGAGCGGGGCGCCAATGTGTGTGCCACTTCGAGAGTGGGTTGGCACACGGCCGGTGTGGCAGCCCCTGGCCGCAGGGCCATGGCGCCGGCGCCCGAGATAGGCATGATGCGTCGGGAAAGGTGTCGGAACTCGCGCGTCAGGGTTGACGTGGCGGGGAGGAGTGCCGACCTTGCCTCCCCACTACCCACTCCTTATGTCCCGGGCATTCCGACGCAGGGCCATCATCCTCCTCAGCATCCTCGTTGGCGGCGCGGTGGGTGCCGCGAGCTTCACGTTCGCCTATGCCAAGGGGACCTCCTACCTGACGGATGACCCGGCGGCGTGCGCCAACTGCCATGTGATGAACGAGCAGTACGCGGGCTGGCGCAAGGCCAGCCACCGCCACGTGGCCGTCTGCAACGACTGCCATGCCCCGAAGGCCTTCCTGGGCAAGTACGCGACGAAGGCCCTCAACGGCTGGCATCACTCGGTGGCCTTCACGACCGGGGACTTCCACGAGCCCATCCGCATCACCGCGCGCAACCGCGAGGTGACCGAGGGCCAGTGCCGCGCCTGCCATGAGGACATCGTCCAGGCCATCGATCCGGCGCATGGCCAGGCCCCCGCGGGAGCCTCCACTCCCGCCGCGCAAGAGCCCATCTCCTGCATCCGCTGCCACGCCTCGGTGGGTCACCCCGAGGAGTGAATTCCTGGAGAGAACCCACTGTGTCCTCGACCGCTCCCTCCGAAGCCCGAAGCCTCCGACGCCGCGTGCTGGCGCTCTACATCGCCGTGGGGCTCGTCTCCGCGCTGGCCATCGTGCTGGTCATCGCCCTGCTCATCAACATCTCCCAACGCAAGCACGAGGCGAAGAACCCCTTCTTCCGCGTGGTGGAGCTGACCGACGACACGGTGGACCCGGAGGTGTGGGGCAAGAACTTCCCCCTCCAGTACGACGGGTACAAGCGCACCGTGGATCAGGTGCGCACGCGCTACGGCGGCAGCGAGGCGGTGCCCCGTACGCCCACCAAGGCCGACCCGCGCACGGTGGTGGCGCAGAGCCGCCTGGAGGAGGACCCGCGGCTGAAGACGATGTGGGCCGGCTATGCCTTCGCCAAGGACTTCCGCGAGGAGCGCGGCCACGCGCACATGCTGGAGGACCAGCTCTTCACCGAGCGCCAGCAGGTGACGCAGCAGCCGGGCACCTGCCTCAACTGCCACGCCTCCGTGTACACCGCGTACAAGAAGCTGGGCGACGGGGACCTGAAGAAGGGCTTCGAGAAGCTCAACGCGATGCCGTACTTCGAGGCCCGCAGGAACGTGGAGCACCCGGTGTCCTGCATCGACTGCCATGACCCGGCGACGATGCAGCTGCGCGTCACCCGGGTGGCCTTCATGGAGGGCATGGCGCGGCTCAAGGCCTCGCAGGGCATCCAGAACTACGACGTGAACCGGGACGCCACGCGCCAGGAGATGCGCGCCTTCGTCTGCGGCCAGTGCCACGACGAGTACTACTTCCAGGGCAAGGAGAAGCGCCTGACGTACCCGTGGGACAAGGGGCTGAAGATCGAGAACATCCTCGCCTACTACGAGGAGAACGGGCACAAGGACTGGACGCACGCGGAGACGGGGGCGCCAGCGCTCAAGGCGCAGCACCCGGAGTTCGAGCTGTGGAACCAGGGCATCCACGCGCGCTCGGGCGTGGCATGCGCCGACTGCCACATGCCCTACGAGCGCGTGGGCGCGCTGAAGATCAGCGACCACCACGTGCGCAGCCCGCTGCTGAACATCAACCGGGCGTGCCAGCCCTGCCATCACTTCTCCGAGGAGGAACTGCGCTCGCGGGCGGAGGCCATCCAGGAGCGGACCTTCAACCTGCGCAACCAGGCGATGGATGCGCTGGTGGGGCTCATCGAGGACACGAAGGCGGCGCGCGCGGCGGGCAAGTCGGAGGCGGAGCTGGCGCCCGTGCATGCGCTGCAGCGGCGCGCGCAGTTCATGCTGGACTTCATCGAGGCGGAGAACTCCATGGGGTTCCACGCGCCGCAGGAGGCCGCCCGCATCCTCGCCGAGTCCGCGAACATCTCCCGGCAGGGGCAGATCCTCCTGAGGGATCCGAAGTTCCAGCCGCAGCTGCCGGGCCAGCCTCCGCCGAAGGCCGGGGACGCGAGCGCGGCCCCGGGCAACCCTGCCTCCTCCACGCCGGAGAAGCCCGCCTCCCACTGAGGCTTCTCCAGCGTGCCGCGTCAGCGGGGCTCCACTCTCCCGCCGGGCTGGAGGAAGCGGTCCACCTGTGCGCGACCGGCCGCGTCGCGCCGCACGCCCTCGTGGACGGGGTTGTCCTGAGCGGGCAGGTCCGCGACGGTGCCCGGCAGCGGCTCCGGGAGCTGGAAGTCGAACTGCACCAGCGCCGAGCCCTCCAGCGCTCCCGGCTCACGCGGGAGCGCCGGCACCTCGCGCGTGGCGGGCAGCTGCTGAACCAGGCCCAGGGCGCGGGCGTGCAGCTCGGTGGCCACGTTGGGCACCTGGGCGTCTCCCAGCCCGTACTGCACGAGCAGCCTGCGCTGCTCGGGCGCGCCAGGGTAGGGCGACGTCAGGACGTGGGGCGCGTAGGTGAGGGGATCGATGCGGTCGAAGCCCGTCTGCAGCAGGGCGGCGAACTTCTGCTGGTCGAGCGCGTCGGGCACGGTCTGGGCGATGGTGCCCAGGAACATCCCGAAGGGCCGGGCCCGGAACATCATCAGCGTGAAGTCCGCTCCTCCCACGCTCAGCACGGCGCGCGCGATGTGCGGACTGAGCGCCAGGTACGTGCCACCGAGGATGTGGCCCTGGCTGATCCCGTAGAAGTACGTCTGCTCCGGGTCGTACACGAGCACCCCGTCGTCCTTCAGGGCCGCCACGTCCTTGAGCGTGGTGCGAGCCGCGTAGGTGACGGCCAGCTGGTTGACCATCGCCTGGTGCACGCGGTCGGTGAAGCGCAGCGTCTGGCTCGGGTTCTGGCCCATGGCGGCCAGCACGCCCGGAGCGTCCGCGGTGGACATGCCCCACCAGTCCACCGTCACCACCACCATCTTCGTGGCCTGGATGAAGGGCCGCACGAAGCTGCCGTCCGCCTCACCCCGGCCGCCGAAGAAGCCATGGCCGAACTGGAGCAGGCGCACCGGGGCGACCGACTGCCCCCAGACGCTGCGAGGAATCTGCAGCGTGAAGGGCACCTCCGCCTCGCCGTTCTGTCGCACGCGGCCTCGAGCGTCCCGGGCGAGCAGCGCGCCCGGCTGGTCGTTCTCCATGAAGAGCGGCACGCGCAGGGTGCCGGTGATGCGCCGGGCGATGTTCGCGTCCACGTCATCCTTCACCTCGCTCACCGTGACCGCGGGCGGGGTGGTCGCCAGCGCCATGCTGGCGAGGTGCCGCACGTCGAGCATGTCCCTCGTCACGTTCTCCTGTGACTGGGTGGTGAAGTCCCACGCGAGCTGCAGCTCGGAGCGAGGGATGCCCGCGGCCTCCAGCACCGGGAAGATCTCCAGGTCGTAGCGCCGGGCGACGGGCTCCAGGATCGGATCCCCCTTCGTCACTCCGTCCCGGATGCGGCGGAAGCCCTCGGGTGTGGGGACCGGGCTTCCATCCTTCGCCTTCAGCCCGCGCAGGGCGACGATGTAGCGGGCCTGGTTGCGCAGCCGGACGAGCGGCCGGAGGATCAGCGCGCGGCGCTCGTCGCTCGGCGCCCGCGGGTCCAGCTCGGCGAGGTGGAGCACGCCCTCACCGCGCTCGACGTCGAGCAGCACCGTGGCGCCGTCCTTCGCGGCGCTGGGGCTGCGGACGGAGGGCAGCTGGGTGGCGTCCACGCCCCCCCGGAAGAGGGCGAGGATCTGCGTGCCGTGAGACCAGCCGTCCGCCGGGTGCAGGTCCGTGAAGTCGAAGAGCGCCCCGCTTTGCGCCTTCAGCTTCACGTCCTCGGTGAACTGGACGCGGCGTCCCGAAGGCAGGGTCGGGTCCTTCGCGAGGAAGCGGTCCGACGGGAAGGGCAGGAGGCAGTCATGCTCCGCGGCGATGGGGTTGCACCCCTCCGGCACCTCGAGGGGGGGCAGGGGCGGCGTCGTCTCCTCCTTCTCCGAGCAGCCCGTCCCCAGCAGCAGCAGCCCCAGCAGCCCGGTGCAGCTTCCTCGCATCCAGTTCCTCATGGGTTCATGACTCCTTCGTGTGAGAGCGCGCCCCAGGGCGGCGAGCGCTGGATGTAACCGGTTTTTTCGGTCCTGCGTACACAGGAGCAGAACGTCGCCGCCCTGGCGACGGAATCTCCCCTTCCCATTCTGGAGCCGAGCCATGATCAACCTGAACGCTGGACGTGTATCCGCCCTCTTCCTCTCCGCGCTGCTGGGCGCCGGCTGTGGCGGCGAGGAGGCCGTCGAGGAGCCCCAGAACGCCGACGGCTCCACCACCTTCAAGGTCCGGCTGGAGAACGTGGCCCGGTTCAACCAGCTCAAGTCCGGCGTCTACAACACGCGGGTGGGTGGCACCGCCCCCGGTCCGCTGGCCCCGGGCGAGGCGTATGAGTTCTCCTTCACCGCGGGTCGGGGTCAGAAGCTCTCGTTCGCGTCGATGCTGGGCCAGTCCAACGACTGGATCTTCGCCACCCCGCCGGGCGGCATCGAGCTGTACGAGAACGGCTATCCCATCTCCAAGGACGTCACCTCGAGCATCTCCCTCTGGGACGTCGGCACCGAGGCGGACGAGGAGCCAGGGGTGGGCGCGCACACCGGCCCCAACCAGGCCTCCTCGATCGACGGGCC
This genomic interval carries:
- the nrfH gene encoding cytochrome c nitrite reductase small subunit, translated to MSRAFRRRAIILLSILVGGAVGAASFTFAYAKGTSYLTDDPAACANCHVMNEQYAGWRKASHRHVAVCNDCHAPKAFLGKYATKALNGWHHSVAFTTGDFHEPIRITARNREVTEGQCRACHEDIVQAIDPAHGQAPAGASTPAAQEPISCIRCHASVGHPEE
- a CDS encoding ammonia-forming cytochrome c nitrite reductase subunit c552, whose protein sequence is MSSTAPSEARSLRRRVLALYIAVGLVSALAIVLVIALLINISQRKHEAKNPFFRVVELTDDTVDPEVWGKNFPLQYDGYKRTVDQVRTRYGGSEAVPRTPTKADPRTVVAQSRLEEDPRLKTMWAGYAFAKDFREERGHAHMLEDQLFTERQQVTQQPGTCLNCHASVYTAYKKLGDGDLKKGFEKLNAMPYFEARRNVEHPVSCIDCHDPATMQLRVTRVAFMEGMARLKASQGIQNYDVNRDATRQEMRAFVCGQCHDEYYFQGKEKRLTYPWDKGLKIENILAYYEENGHKDWTHAETGAPALKAQHPEFELWNQGIHARSGVACADCHMPYERVGALKISDHHVRSPLLNINRACQPCHHFSEEELRSRAEAIQERTFNLRNQAMDALVGLIEDTKAARAAGKSEAELAPVHALQRRAQFMLDFIEAENSMGFHAPQEAARILAESANISRQGQILLRDPKFQPQLPGQPPPKAGDASAAPGNPASSTPEKPASH